The region atacccctttaaagtcagacACTCTATACTGTCCTGAAAAAAGTCATGCTTTCATGGTAACTGGGAATCTCCTCCCCTGCCACTGTAATTTAGGGAATAGTCATGTTactaactactactacccctctgtAACTCACAGAGGCAGAGGAGAAGTTATCAACCAAATCACCCAGGCATTGTGGCATCATCTCATGATACATAACCAAAAACCCCACTCCCCCTCCTTCAATTCCCTGATATCATCTCTAATACTGAAAGAAGGGAGAGGGTAGAGCAGAGAGATACAGCTAGAAGCAGGTACTTTGAATGTACGTCATAAGCAGCAGGACAGCCGGCTATGTAGAGGAGATGCGCAGTCACTACAGCAACAGACTGGTTAGAAAACTGatatccttaaagtgacactgtccccccctttttgcattctgacttttctacacaggtgtaatgggtaaatttagcagttttcataccttattttatatcatacgtcgtggtgcttgttcaagtaaaaagtcatcttttatcaactgcagattgtgctaagtgggcggggctacagagcaacagtgccacttagccctgcaCACAGCACGTTGTTGGACCCACCCCCTCGCCAACCATTGGAactggctggcctaaaggtctaggccccatgaCGAGtaggtggggcctatgtgcctatgattTCACAgagggcggggccaatggtggtgctgtgggcggggctaagtggcgctgttgccgtgTAGCCGGGAGGTGGGTCAAAAAAAAGGGCTGTGCTGGCACTGATccattcaggtaaaaaaaaaaaaagtcatgtacaGGAATTTTCAAGTTTTGGCACATCCTAAAACTTGCAATTTTACATTAACCCAGAGTTTAATGTAAAAATGTAGCATTTGTAGCAGTTTTAGTGATTTACGACTTGACAGAAGGAGCTATATAGTCGTACTATTcatggggaaaaagaaaaaaaacacttggcGGACTGAACAAAATTAGACTGAAATGAGCCGAACTCTATAAATATTCCAAACAGGAACATTCCCAGCCCATTCAGACGTGTTGTTGCTATGGCTGGTGACTGTTATAAAGTGAAGGAGAAGAGGTTAGAGAGCTTTATGTGTATGATACAACCAGTATCTGTCACACATTACTTACCTGGCTAGTTCTCTTACATCAAACTTCCAGTGTGTGTTAGGCTCCAGGAATATGACTCCATATCCATTCTCCAGGGCCTGATAGTACAATGTATAAGGATATGAATTATAGACACATAGTAATAACAGGAAGCCACAATGCACATCACATGTTCTACTTCATGTAGGAAGCCAAGAACTAAGTTCAGCTTTCCAGCTGTAGAGTTATCAGCTTTCTTGTCCTTGGTTTGTGATCTGTAAGCATGCTTTATCTTAGACCAGacacgtcccgtggaatagaaggcaacgatcagccgacattgttcatgtcagctgattgttgcagtcattggttttcaaacatgttgaaaaataagtgactgtgatagcagcgatctgctgccatcacacagCGGAAccagactgccactatcctctTTGTGCTGCCTGGATGGTCTagcgatcgcccgggcagcccctcccgcactcacctgctcgctgccgctgcatgtactagtggtggcagcgagcgggaaacgaggagcaaacgagtgctgagagcgcttgtttgctcctctccgtcggcccgtggaataggggctgcgtttacacggaacgattatcgcttgaattttcacaataacaatcgcatttaaaCGATagttgttccgtgtaaacacagcaaacgatgaaGCGTCGAGCGAgaaaacgttcattttgatctttcaaaatgttctcaaatcattgttcgcttaaaattcgcagatcgcttcgtgtaaacagtctttcaaagattcaccctatgtgaaagatgggcttaaaaaaacgatcgcaaaaatgaattttctaaagatttttctaacaatttattcgtccaaacgctgatcgttataaaaaccaaattgtttcaaaatcgttaaacaatggattgggcgaattatcgctttgtgtaaacgtagcattacatagaaacatagaaaaattgtcagcagaaaaagaccactgggtccatctagtctgcccttttagtattatcttaggataaatatgTGTGTAtttcaggcaggtttacattcagttattgtagatttaccaaccacatctactggaagtttgttccaagtatccactactctttcagtaaagaaatattttcttgttttgcttctgatcttttcccccaactaacctcagattgtgaccCCTTGTTCCTGAGTTAaattttttaaagttaaaaaCAGGTTCACACAGTAGTGTTTTGCTTGTTTTCTTTTAGCCTAAACTAGTAGTAGGTCCTAGAAGGAGAAAACgttttaaaggggatttccagccTATTGCAACTGATCAGGGtaagccatcaatattagatcagaaGTGACTTCCATCATCCTTGTCAGACTGTTAGGGGCTTTACAGACATTGTATTGTGTACATGGGCTGCATGCTATACTTTATACTGCTGCTTTATACTGTACTTTGTACTTATAGCTGGCTTGCAACTTATTACATGTTGCTTATGCTGCAACAAAAAGTCCAAATATTCATGACCAatcctgagattttttttaatttttttttaattctgaatgtaTTCAATTTTTATAAAAACATAAGAAGCGCCTGGAAAGGCGCTGGCAAATATAGCCAGCAACAGAAAAATGTAAAATAGCACAAATGGCATAGTAAACCAGAGCCAAAGCCCAAACCACAGGGAAACAGAGAAGCACGAAAGCGGGGGTGCAGCAGAGAGGAGAGACAGacgaagaagaaagaagaaggggGGCACCTCATTGAATTAGAAGGTTTTTGTACTCAGCCGTGTCCATGAATTCTTCCCAAAAAGTCAAAAAAGTCAAAAAAAGCAGTAGGAGCGATCATATAACTGAGAAgacagcggtggtctgctgccctcactcctattacatggagcgacgtcAGCATATCCAGGCTATCCTCATCGTTgttcttcaacatgttgaaagacaatgatcagctgacatcgtgcatgtcagctgattacactaagcgattatcgcccATAACGGTCggtattggccaaatacggctgtgtatcaaacatggtgtaaagtgaaactggcccagtttcccctagcaaccaatcagattccacctttaattttccaaagagtctgtgaggaatgaagggtggaatctgattggttgctaggggcaactaagacagtttcactttacaccatgtttgataaatctccgcctgtAAGCGTTAAGTACCAAAAACATAAGTGAGTCTTCTTACCATAACGGCATAGGGCTTCATATGCCAGGCCACAATGTTTGTGTTATCTATGATTATTGGAGTCCTCCCTCTGCCCATTGCTTTGCGTGCTAGAAAGATAAAACGTTATAAAAACTGAACATCCTACCATCTAGAAACAATATAATTTTACAACAACCCACTGTAGGAAAACACTGAATATGAGAACAGAAAATGACATGTAaaaggttttgatcagtcagggtctcacTGGCGAGACCCCCATTGGTCGAGAGAGCGAGAAGGGAGGGATGTGCTGCACTTCCCCACTGTCAATCATTTCCAtctaacagccccatagacttttaaCGGAGCCTCCATGTAATTTCTACTGGATGACTTCTACAAATTGTGATCACCGTAATGCTTTTTTTGGTGGCCATAGAGTGCATTTCTTTGGTGGAGTGAAGCAACTTTGCCCTTTGTAAAGATTGTAGGATTGATATGGCtgatgggttgtgtctggtattgccacTCAGCTCCGCTAAAATAAATAAGATTGATCTGCAGTACTACACCCAATCTGTGAACAGGCATGgcaattagagatgaacgaacccgaacgttcggtatttgattagcgggggctgctgaacttggataaagctctaaggttgtctggaaaacatggatacagccaatgactatatccatgatttccacatagccttagggctttatccaagttcagcagccaccgctaatcaaatgccgaaagttcgggttcggatggactcgagcatgctccaggttcgctcatctcttgtagCAATGTTTCCTGGAAGACGGCAGCCATGTGCTTAAGAGCTGACACATTTAAGAAGCCACTCAAAAAATTTTATGGCctcaaaaaaaaacaccagaaaaacatgccgatgctgtgtttttttttccatgcacttgTGTTTTTGGTGTATTTTTCTTGCCTTTTTGACCTTATGTGTGAATaagtttttttgtggtttaggcgtttgTTGTGTAAAGGCAGAACATAAACTTCCatctaacatctggccgctggcgtTTTTATTGGTGGTTTTTcagagattttaaggcagtgtggaGAAGTATCTGCTATGATGGGGTTACCTCTCTTCTGATTCCATTTGTGAGCATCCTGCAGTAGATCAGGGTTGTAGATGTAGCTTCCATCTTCCATTAAAAAATAGTCATCGGTGCTGAACACAACGGCGCTGGGAAAATCCCTCTTCAGCTTCCTAGACATGGGAAACACAAGAAGTCAGCAAAAATGTCTTGTATCTGTGATAGCGTTAGGCTctgccatatacagtggtaccttggtttaagagtaacttggtttaatagcgttttggtttaagagctcacagtttttcaaaattgtgatttggtttaagagcattgctttggtttaagagctccctgtacgggTTGGGAGCGCAGGTGGAGGAGGgttatggtctgcatagcggggtctacagccctgtactctgacccaggaagtctccctcaccttccaaatcatagcagatccacctcaggctggggcttgcatcaggggacaggaccgtggaggtaatctctccatagctgtaacccctctctcctcagacagagagtgcatgtatgtgcccacatctgccctgctcattccttcatgctccctgcagtctctgtcagcccttgtgtttcccatcctctccattactatacagtaacttatagtatcacatattctgctgtttctgaatgtttgtttcatctgttttacatgttattcagaataataaatcattacttttggggtgtggaaccaattgtctgcatttctataatgtcttatggtaaaattagctttggtttaagagtggatttggattacaagcgcggacccagaacaaattatgctcgtaatccaaggcaccactgtattaggtTGTGTAACTTCTTATTTTCTCATCTCCCCCCATCCACCTCCTAATCTATAGAACACCGCCCCTAGTAATATCACAGGTGTGTGGGCGGGGGGTCGCTGGAGCCCCGGACATTCTCAAGATCGGGGACTCCAGAATGTCCCAGTAGAATGGAGAGAGGAGTTGCTGCAACCCACTATAGGGTCCTATTCTCCCGATTGCAGTCGGACCCCCACAATCGCTAAATATCTCCTATATTTTATTGCTGTATTTTTCCTATTTTCCATAAAGGAATGTGCACTAACGACTCACAAGGAGTTATGTGGGCTGTCATGTGGGTGTCCAATGCGCCTCCCACCATAAACATGGAGTCTCATTCAACGTTTTTTGCTGGTTGTCAACAGAAAAGTACGGGaaggtgttttgttttgttttttatatacagtggtgccttggattatgagcataattcgttctgggactgcccttgtaatccaaatccactcttacaccaaagcaaattttcccataagaaatcacagaaatgcagacaattggttacacacctccaaaataatgatttattattctgaataacatgtaaaacaaatgaaacaaacatttataaacagctgaatatgtgatattataagttactgtacagtatagcaatcagcatgtggagtataatgtatagtaagggcataaacctgataacacagcagcagtttgtagatacaggatggaactgcagatccccataatgcagtagcgtagtacaacaggctagaatagagaaggaggtctgtgtggtcacatgacagcaatggggaagggtatgtgttcagaatggaccaatcaggaagtgagaatcacagagctgtgcaggaggacagaaacagaaacatttctatacagcagtgtgaatgtgagtgaaggcacattatagcagcagtgtatatagctgagtgtaagtgcagaaagataatagcagcagtttgtatagctgagtgtaagtgcaggcacattatagcaggaatggagaggatgggaaacacaagggctgacagagactgcagggagcattaaggaatgagcagggcagatgtgggcacagtatagcagcactttctgtccggggagagatgggttacagctatggagagattacctccacagtcctgtcccctgatgtgagccccagcctgaagtggttctgctatgattttgatttggaaggtgagggagacttcctgggtcagagtacagtgctgtagaccccgctatgcagaccatgcccctcccccactcgtgctcccacccagtacagggagctcttacaccaaagcaatgctcttaaaccaagttacaattttgaaaaactttgagctcttcctgcaaaacgctcttaatccaagttactcttaaaccaaggtaccactgtataaaatTAAATTGATTAAATAGTTAATCATGTGCTGTCTCTATATCCCGGGGGTGTGGAGATGTGAATGTATGACAAAAGAATTCTAACACCTACAAGCGCAGTCGGCAGATCATGGCTGAGCGAGTGTCTGACATCTTCCCTCCAGGCTTTATACTTGTTCTCTAGAATTCAATTATAGAACACTGATGGAAAAAGAATCATCAGCAGGAAATAAACCATCCAAGGGGGGCCATACAGGAGGGCCGTGTAGAGGGGCAACAACCTGCCACAATACGTTACCGATTACACTTCACAGTGGTAGTGATGGGTGCAGAGAGGCTCATCTGCCTAAAAGCCGTACCATTGCCCATGATACATTTTTGTTTTgtcacccttaggctgcattcacacaccccataaaattgtccgtggtcacaCGGATCACCCCCCCCGCCCAACAGCAGGGATGAAAGGAGCGCATAATGtgcactcctgtcatcgcatctactattCACCTACTCCCCCGTGCCGGATggcttcatgttcaccagaagtggcctggattaTAATGCCTTCTTCTCCCGGCAgagtagtccaggccacttccggtgagcgGGTGTAGCTGGCCTGCACGGGGAAGAAAGTGAGTAGTAGATGCAAGGACGGGAGTGCACATCTGCTGCCGGGGGCGGTGAGGGGGGCTCCTCCGGATCGAGGCACGGATTAGGTGAATGCAGTCTTAGGCCGTATTTGCACATTCTGTGTTccgcacagaacacggacgtggaatgcctgtaatggagtgCACCGctccacccgggcagcatctgtgataagatgctgagagcgggggaactgtataaaTATGCGCCGCGCtttaataaaacaataaacatgttatgc is a window of Dendropsophus ebraccatus isolate aDenEbr1 chromosome 5, aDenEbr1.pat, whole genome shotgun sequence DNA encoding:
- the N4BP2L1 gene encoding NEDD4-binding protein 2-like 1; this encodes MAERLINSFGNLRLDERRPQRRQQNRPPAQHRPAPPPSRFSKHIYLLRGLPGSGKSSLARKLKRDFPSAVVFSTDDYFLMEDGSYIYNPDLLQDAHKWNQKRARKAMGRGRTPIIIDNTNIVAWHMKPYAVMALENGYGVIFLEPNTHWKFDVRELARRNSHGVPREKIQRMKDAYEHNVTFNMVLHAEKPN